Proteins co-encoded in one Salvia splendens isolate huo1 chromosome 4, SspV2, whole genome shotgun sequence genomic window:
- the LOC121797808 gene encoding uncharacterized protein LOC121797808 isoform X2 produces the protein MRFDSNCFSLDLASSNSCLYLNNVGNSKLFLSASRSLHRSGLQNLRQCGLSSYRVRVKDGAHCLGSDNITFVDDQQVDFLMNTVDNAEALPVESVVQPSHLLSHSFDMDEDSLSYLEAKLSDIVSILRESAADASKIGESVLKNTNRAVSDSIDEIILFVKKSAGSQSPGGMLSGLSSELKEASGRAGPFALDVLRGTIVVGEDSLIRGGKAVAYAYSFVKGYLPPQVREAFGVSEERVEKVLYPVGTALHQVYMSVEGFEESLGLDPNDPLVPFVLFLGLSVTLWASYRIVKYSGYAGDMSPKSALELVQGNENAVLVDIRPENFKERDGVPDLRRAARFRYASVTLPEVDRSMKKLLKGGRDIEYTLLAAVIRNLNIVDERSKVLVMDADGTFSKGVARSLRKLGTKKPYIVKGGFRAWVKNGLRIKMAKPETAFTILNEEAEAILEEIKPTPLKTIGYGVGFAAAIYSIVEWETTLQFIGVIGLGQSLIRRVASYENVEDLKQDVRLLLTPVRLGGRAISWAAGKEGSNGDGLPTSPSSSDIQSRVLQAAAKHESVQSDDKEGAEASADTER, from the exons ATGAGATTTGATTCCAACTGCTTTAGTCTTGACTTAGCTTCCTCTAATTCATGTCTTTACCTTAACAATGTTGGAAACTCTAAACTGTTTCTGTCTGCTTCTCGGTCGTTACATCGATCTGGATTGCAAAATTTAAGACAATGCGGGCTGAGCAGTTACCGAGTTAGGGTGAAAGATGGAGCACACTGTCTAGGATCAGATAACATCACGTTTGTAGATGACCAGCAAGTGGATTTTCTCATGAACACAGTTGATAATGCCGAGGCGCTTCCTGTTGAATCAGTTGTGCAGCCTTCTCATCTGCTATCTCATTCATTCGACATGGATGAAGATTCACTATCGTATCTGGAGGCAAAATTGTCtgatattgtttccattttgcGCGAATCTGCTGCTGATGCATCTAAGATAGGAGAAAGTGTTCTGAAAAATACCAATCGAGCAGTTAGCGATTCCATCGATGAGATTATCTTGTTTGTCAAAAAATCTGCAGGATCACAGTCGCCCGGTGGTATGTTGTCTGGACTATCTAGTGAGTTGAAGGAAGCATCGGGCAGAGCCGGGCCTTTTGCACTTGATGTTTTAAGGGGAACAATTGTTGTAGGTGAAGACTCTTTGATACGAGGGGGGAAAGCTGTCGCATATGCTTACAGTTTCGTGAAGGGATATCTCCCTCCACAAGTCCGAGAAGCATTTGGTGTATCCGAAGAAAGAGTAGAGAAAGTACTATATCCTGTTGGAACTGCACTTCATCAG GTTTACATGTCAGTGGAGGGATTTGAAGAAAGTCTTGGCCTCGACCCTAATGATCCACTCGTTCCTTTTGTTCTTTTCCTTGGACTCTCGGTGACTCTATG GGCTTCTTATAGGATAGTAAAATATAGTGGATATGCAGGAGATATGTCTCCTAAGTCGGCTCTGGAGCTCGTACAAGGGAATGAAAATGCTGTTCTTGTAGACATTCGACCTGAG AATttcaaggaaagagatggcGTTCCTGATCTTCGAAGGGCAGCTCGATTTCGATATGCCAGCGTGACACTTCCTGAG GTTGATCGCTCCATGAAGAAGTTGCTGAAGGGGGGAAGAGATATTGAATACACATTGCTAGCTGCCGTTATCCGTAACCTTAACATAGTTGAT GAAAGGTCTAAAGTTTTAGTTATGGATGCTGATGGAACTTTCTCTAAGGGCGTCGCGAGATCACTGAGAAAGCTTGGGACTAAG AAACCTTATATTGTCAAAGGTGGCTTTCGGGCTTGGGTTAAAAACGGGTTACGTATTAAGATGGCAAAACCCGAGACAGCATTTACAATACTTAATGAG GAGGCTGAAGCGATATTGGAGGAAATTAAGCCAACTCCGTTGAAAACCATTGGGTATGGAGTG GGTTTTGCTGCAGCCATCTATTCAATAGTAG AATGGGAGACGACTCTGCAGTTTATCGGTGTTATTGGTCTGGGCCAGAGCCTAATCCGACGAGTTGCTTCATACGAGAACGTAGAAGATTTGAAGCAGGACGTGAG GCTGCTGCTAACTCCAGTGAGACTAGGCGGCCGGGCAATCTCATGGGCAGCGGGCAAGGAGGGAAGCAACGGCGATGGACTGCCCACGTCGCCTTCATCATCTGACATCCAAAGCAGGGTGTTGCAGGCGGCTGCCAAGCACGAATCTGTACAGTCGGATGACAAGGAAGGAGCAGAAGCTTCAGCCGACACCGAGCGATGA
- the LOC121797808 gene encoding uncharacterized protein LOC121797808 isoform X1, with product MLPLSPTKICVCEGLKSFSPHGMRFDSNCFSLDLASSNSCLYLNNVGNSKLFLSASRSLHRSGLQNLRQCGLSSYRVRVKDGAHCLGSDNITFVDDQQVDFLMNTVDNAEALPVESVVQPSHLLSHSFDMDEDSLSYLEAKLSDIVSILRESAADASKIGESVLKNTNRAVSDSIDEIILFVKKSAGSQSPGGMLSGLSSELKEASGRAGPFALDVLRGTIVVGEDSLIRGGKAVAYAYSFVKGYLPPQVREAFGVSEERVEKVLYPVGTALHQVYMSVEGFEESLGLDPNDPLVPFVLFLGLSVTLWASYRIVKYSGYAGDMSPKSALELVQGNENAVLVDIRPENFKERDGVPDLRRAARFRYASVTLPEVDRSMKKLLKGGRDIEYTLLAAVIRNLNIVDERSKVLVMDADGTFSKGVARSLRKLGTKKPYIVKGGFRAWVKNGLRIKMAKPETAFTILNEEAEAILEEIKPTPLKTIGYGVGFAAAIYSIVEWETTLQFIGVIGLGQSLIRRVASYENVEDLKQDVRLLLTPVRLGGRAISWAAGKEGSNGDGLPTSPSSSDIQSRVLQAAAKHESVQSDDKEGAEASADTER from the exons ATGCTGCCGCTTTCCCCAACAAAG ATTTGTGTTTGTGAAGGATTGAAATCCTTTTCTCCACATGGGATGAGATTTGATTCCAACTGCTTTAGTCTTGACTTAGCTTCCTCTAATTCATGTCTTTACCTTAACAATGTTGGAAACTCTAAACTGTTTCTGTCTGCTTCTCGGTCGTTACATCGATCTGGATTGCAAAATTTAAGACAATGCGGGCTGAGCAGTTACCGAGTTAGGGTGAAAGATGGAGCACACTGTCTAGGATCAGATAACATCACGTTTGTAGATGACCAGCAAGTGGATTTTCTCATGAACACAGTTGATAATGCCGAGGCGCTTCCTGTTGAATCAGTTGTGCAGCCTTCTCATCTGCTATCTCATTCATTCGACATGGATGAAGATTCACTATCGTATCTGGAGGCAAAATTGTCtgatattgtttccattttgcGCGAATCTGCTGCTGATGCATCTAAGATAGGAGAAAGTGTTCTGAAAAATACCAATCGAGCAGTTAGCGATTCCATCGATGAGATTATCTTGTTTGTCAAAAAATCTGCAGGATCACAGTCGCCCGGTGGTATGTTGTCTGGACTATCTAGTGAGTTGAAGGAAGCATCGGGCAGAGCCGGGCCTTTTGCACTTGATGTTTTAAGGGGAACAATTGTTGTAGGTGAAGACTCTTTGATACGAGGGGGGAAAGCTGTCGCATATGCTTACAGTTTCGTGAAGGGATATCTCCCTCCACAAGTCCGAGAAGCATTTGGTGTATCCGAAGAAAGAGTAGAGAAAGTACTATATCCTGTTGGAACTGCACTTCATCAG GTTTACATGTCAGTGGAGGGATTTGAAGAAAGTCTTGGCCTCGACCCTAATGATCCACTCGTTCCTTTTGTTCTTTTCCTTGGACTCTCGGTGACTCTATG GGCTTCTTATAGGATAGTAAAATATAGTGGATATGCAGGAGATATGTCTCCTAAGTCGGCTCTGGAGCTCGTACAAGGGAATGAAAATGCTGTTCTTGTAGACATTCGACCTGAG AATttcaaggaaagagatggcGTTCCTGATCTTCGAAGGGCAGCTCGATTTCGATATGCCAGCGTGACACTTCCTGAG GTTGATCGCTCCATGAAGAAGTTGCTGAAGGGGGGAAGAGATATTGAATACACATTGCTAGCTGCCGTTATCCGTAACCTTAACATAGTTGAT GAAAGGTCTAAAGTTTTAGTTATGGATGCTGATGGAACTTTCTCTAAGGGCGTCGCGAGATCACTGAGAAAGCTTGGGACTAAG AAACCTTATATTGTCAAAGGTGGCTTTCGGGCTTGGGTTAAAAACGGGTTACGTATTAAGATGGCAAAACCCGAGACAGCATTTACAATACTTAATGAG GAGGCTGAAGCGATATTGGAGGAAATTAAGCCAACTCCGTTGAAAACCATTGGGTATGGAGTG GGTTTTGCTGCAGCCATCTATTCAATAGTAG AATGGGAGACGACTCTGCAGTTTATCGGTGTTATTGGTCTGGGCCAGAGCCTAATCCGACGAGTTGCTTCATACGAGAACGTAGAAGATTTGAAGCAGGACGTGAG GCTGCTGCTAACTCCAGTGAGACTAGGCGGCCGGGCAATCTCATGGGCAGCGGGCAAGGAGGGAAGCAACGGCGATGGACTGCCCACGTCGCCTTCATCATCTGACATCCAAAGCAGGGTGTTGCAGGCGGCTGCCAAGCACGAATCTGTACAGTCGGATGACAAGGAAGGAGCAGAAGCTTCAGCCGACACCGAGCGATGA
- the LOC121797807 gene encoding MMS19 nucleotide excision repair protein homolog, protein MGESVPWIKYIELYVSSTATPSEQAASVDEVATLLKKGIFSLETLVKEMEMYLTTTDSIVRSRGNLLLAELLDKLASKPLSSSSIHSLVGFFTERLADWKALRGALVGCLALLRRTADVGNVTDSDAKAVADSYLQNLQVQSFGQHDRKLSFQLLECLLNHYPGAIGDLGDNLVYGICEAVDGEKDPECLFLVFHIVECLGQIYPDPSGPLANYAEDMFEILGSYFPIHFTHPNGEDDDTKREELSRALMLSFASTPLFEPFSIPLLLEKLSSSLPSTKVESFKYLSYCTLKYGPERMASHAEVLWSSVKYAIYMSPQCTPTKDSELFGGMGFKDSDVMMQAFVLLQEVIQQYGDFISLVLGDNDINAFLNSLNQYNEMDDIPSLAKQRLHVVGHILSICAKPSPALCNKVFNSCFPLLMESLGLSVEKSINGYLDEDCSPPAKFNLAAIYLCTELLAACRYVAVSLDSSTPALEFSQQTWSTMLNNSCKPLVKTFFSLLRSTEADQRASSGVYFGVKGLEILATFPESFLLASNSLYDNILSEFVRTVTSGSHETFLWTLTLKALTEIGLFANKHPESAKSVIFEKIVVEKFVSLIPSGESTMPSSLKLKAAFEIGGTRKEFMFKVVHALSAAIYTNFSAAYDEGNHESGKLMIQLLDTYTEKVLPWFLKIGGFEEIPLNFALGIWEKIEHTMYLNLSALEIAMGAGYKDLLSAIMTAMKKAVGSCSKESQEIIINKAFGVLSSSTSFGFESGSSLVKEEDVKQNLNPSDSSCKHEWLTSLFASVIIALRPQTSIPNGKMIIQLFIKSLLNGHVPSAHALGSLVNKLPLEINGMNCSENLTLNKALDMISPTFTGISHHDKVSQNNGSGVDFSSLRLNTLRMQSGINTAIGLAWIGKGLLMRGHEKVKDITMALLSLLMLDREGVDSKELQIIDVEDMHQLRTTAADAFHIIMSDSGECLNRAYHATIRPLYKQRFFSTIMPIFLSLLIKSDASLVSPTYTSRSMLYRAFAHVVSDTPLIAVLAESKKIVPILLECLSVLSKDVANKDIIYNVLLVISGILLEKNGQEAAVENAPIIINLLIDLTTFQHMMAIRETAIQCLVAMTELPYTRIYPLRTKVLQATSKALDDPKRIVRQEAVRCRQSWASIASRTLRF, encoded by the exons ATGGGCGAATCAGTTCCATGGATTAAGTACATCGAATTGTACGTTAGCTCCACCGCCACTCCGTCCGAGCAG GCTGCCAGTGTGGATGAAGTTGCCACTTTGCTGAAGAAGGGAATTTTTAGTCTAGAAACACTT GTTAAGGAGATGGAGATGTATTTGACTACTACCGATAGCATTGTCCGCTCTAGAG GGAATCTCCTCCTTGCTGAACTGTTGGATAAACTAGCATCAAAGCCCTTAAGTAGCAGTTCAATACATAGCCTAGTAGGATTCTTCACAGAAAGACTG GCAGACTGGAAAGCATTACGTGGTGCACTTGTGGGCTGCTTGGCTTTATTGAGGAGAACAGCGGATGTTGGCAATGTCACTGATTCTGATGCAAAGGCTGTTGCTGACTCTTATCTCCAAAACCTCCAGGTCCAGTCCTTTGGCCAACATGATAGGAAG CTAAGCTTTCAACTCTTGGAATGCTTATTAAATCACTATCCGGGTGCAATAGGGGATTTG GGAGATAACCTTGTTTATGGAATCTGTGAGGCTGTTGACGGGGAAAAAGATCCTGAGTGCTtatttcttgtctttcatataGTGGAATGTCTTGGACAGATATATCCCGATCCTTCTGGTCCTTTAGCAAATTATGCTGAGGATATGTTCGAAATTTTAGGAAGTTATTTCCCCATCCATTTCACACAT CCAAATGGTGAGGATGATGACACAAAGAGAGAAGAACTATCGAGGGCATTAATG TTGTCATTTGCTTCTACACCTCTTTTTGAACCTTTTTCTATCCCGTTGCTGTTAGAGAAACTTTCATCTTCTCTTCCGTCAACTAAG GTGGAGTCATTTAAGTATCTTAGCTATTGCACATTAAAGTATGGACCTGAAAGGATGGCAAGCCACGCTGAAGTTCTTTGGTCTTCTGTAAAATATGCCATATATATGTCACCTCAGTGTACTCCGACTAAGGATTCTGAATTATTCGGTGGAATGGGCTTTAAGGATAGTGATGTTATGATGCAGGCTTTTGTACTCCTGCAGGAAGTTATTCAACAATATGGTGATTTCATTAGTTTAGTTTTAGGTGACAATGACATAAATGCCTTCTTAAATTCCCTGAATCAGTATAACGAGATGGATGATATTCCTTCACTAGCAAAACAGAGATTGCATGTGGTAGGTCATATTCTGTCCATCTGTGCTAAACCCTCACCTGCTTTGTGCAATAAAGTCTTTAACAGTTGCTTTCCGCTCCTCATGGAAAGTCTGGGGCTTTCAGTTGAAAAATCAATAAATGGCTACCTAGATGAAGATTGTTCCCCTCCAGCCAAATTTAATCTTGCAGCTATTTATCTCTGCACAGAACTTCTTGCAGCATGCAGATATGTGGCTGTCTCCCTCGACAGTTCTACCCCAGCCCTTGAATTTTCTCAACAGACATGGTCTACCATGCTTAACAATTCCTGTAAACCACTAGTGAAAACATTCTTTTCTCTCTTAAGATCAACGGAAGCTGATCAAAGAGCAAGTTCTGGTGTTTACTTTGGAG TTAAGGGCCTGGAAATTTTGGCTACATTTCCAGAAAGCTTCCTTCTGGCGTCAAACTCCTTATACGACAATATATTGTCAGAATTTGTCAGAACAGTTACTTCTGGCAGCCACGAGACATTCTTGTGGACATTGACTTTGAAGGCACTGACAGAAATTGGCCTTTTTGCCAATAAACATCCAGAATCTGCAAAATCTGTGATCTTTGAGAAAATTGTTGTAGAAAAATTTGTCTCCCTGATACCTTCTGGTGAATCAACTATGCCTTCATCACTCAAACTGAAAGCTGCTTTTGAAATCGGTGGAACAAGGAAGGAGTTCATGTTCAAAGTTGTTCACGCGTTATCTGCAGCCATATATACCAATTTCTCAGCTGCTTAT GATGAAGGGAATCATGAATCTGGAAAATTGATGATCCAGCTTCTTGATACTTACACCGAAAAGGTGCTTCCATG GTTTCTTAAGATTGGAGGCTTTGAGGAAATCCCGCTGAATTTTGCTCTCGGTATCTGGGAGAAGATTGAACATACTATGTACTTAAACCTCAGTGCCCTGGAAATTGCTATG ggAGCAGGTTATAAGGATCTTCTCAGTGCAATAATGACTGCAATGAAGAAGGCTGTTGGTAGTTGTTCGAAAGAAAGCCAGGAAATAATCATTAATAAAGCCTTTGGAGTACTTTCTTCAAGTACTAGTTTTGGGTTTGAATCTGGCAGTTCTCTTGTAAAGGAGGAAGATGTGAAGCAAAATCTCAATCCCAGCGACTCTTCCTGTAAACATGAGTGGCTTACTTCATTATTTGCTTCAGTCATTATAGCTCTCCGCCCTCAAACAAGTATACCAAACGGAAAAATGATTATACAGCTGTTCATAAAAAGCCTCCTTAACGGACATGTTCCATCTGCTCATGCACTGGGTTCTTTAGTTAATAAACTCCCTTTGGAGATCAACGGAATGAACTGTTCCGAAAATCTGACTCTGAACAAGGCACTGGACATGATATCTCCTACTTTTACGGGGATTTCTCACCATGATAAAGTCTCTCAAAATAATGGCAGTGGAGTTGATTTCAGTAGTTTAAGATTGAATACCTTAAGAATGCAATCCGGGATTAACACCGCAATTGGATTGGCATGGATTGGTAAAGGATTACTTATGAGGGGGCATGAAAAGGTAAAAGATATAACCATGGCTTTATTGAGTTTGTTGATGTTGGATCGTGAAGGTGTAGACTCAAAAGAGCTCCAAATTATTGATGTAGAAGACATGCATCAGCTGAGAACAACTGCGGCTGATGCATTTCATATCATTATGAGTGACTCTGGAGAATGCCTGAATCGAGCGTATCATGCAACCATACGACCGCTCTACAAGCAACGTTTTTTCAGCACCATCATGCCAATTTTTTTGTCCTTGTTGATCAAATCTGATGCATCGCTTGTCAG CCCTACATACACTTCCAGATCTATGCTATATAGAGCCTTTGCACACGTTGTGTCTGATACTCCCTTGATTGCTGTTTTGGCTGAATCCAAAAAG ATTGTCCCTATTTTATTGGAATGCTTGTCCGTGCTGAGCAAGGATGTGGCGAACAAGGATATTATTTACAATGTTTTACTTGTCATATCAGGAATATTGCTTGAGAAAAATG GACAAGAAGCTGCAGTAGAAAATGCACCTATCATTATAAACCTGCTTATTGATCTCACAACATTCCAACACATGATG GCTATTCGAGAAACAGCAATACAGTGTCTCGTTGCTATGACTGAGCTTCCCTACACTAGAATTTATCCTTTGAGAACTAAG GTTTTACAAGCGACATCAAAGGCACTTGATGATCCTAAGAGGATTGTTCGTCAAGAGGCTGTCAGATGTCGACAATCTTG GGCTTCAATTGCGTCAAGAACTCTTCGCTTCTAA